A portion of the SAR324 cluster bacterium genome contains these proteins:
- the uvrC gene encoding excinuclease ABC subunit UvrC, giving the protein MRPASMKRAPEEAPVWQKLKHLPEAPGVYQFRNASSDLLYIGKAKVLRNRIRSYFQKSSAHNLRIQIMVSLVADVTWILTDTEAEALLLEEQLIKLHKPRYNVALKDDKSYPYLKLSVQEHYPRLSLVRERHERKAEYFGPYPSAQDARHMMRVALRYFPLRTSKMELDGSKVFRPCLNFQLKRCLAPCRGNVAVDEYGKLVRQVRLFLKGRDQELLQDLERRMQIASETLEFEQAAQLRDQIQSLQRIFTRQTVMSPDGEDRDVFNLYREAGTAGVQVLFIRNGRLLGSDFFFFDTSEQASDANLLGQAINRLYTSEMTGIPRQILLPFEYPEEEILGDALSEQAGHRVQLTVPKRGHKKELVSLAFQNARANLEEQRRRVVKDSEILRQVQNFLHLKKLPDRVECFDISHFSGEMTVASMVCWEGNKPAKENYRKYKLRTIHSPDDFASMEEVLTRRYQRALSGQQPLPDLIIIDGGKGQLNTALAVMEKLGIDWHQQDIIGLAKGRSERSRGVTRGNDEDYEYVVKPNQKNEIRLQRHSSVLYFLQNIRDEAHRFAIEFQRKLKRQDNLKSLLDEIPGVGNRRKRALLKHFGSLKRVREASVEELRQVSGISPVLAEEIVGFFKECESFLKKKYAASQKES; this is encoded by the coding sequence ATGCGCCCTGCTTCGATGAAACGTGCTCCAGAAGAAGCTCCGGTTTGGCAGAAACTGAAACATCTTCCCGAAGCGCCAGGAGTCTATCAGTTTCGCAATGCATCCAGTGATTTGCTCTACATCGGTAAAGCTAAGGTTTTACGAAATCGGATTCGCTCCTACTTTCAAAAATCTTCTGCACATAACCTGCGAATTCAGATCATGGTTTCGTTGGTTGCTGATGTGACTTGGATTCTAACGGACACCGAAGCAGAAGCCCTTCTGCTTGAAGAACAACTGATCAAACTTCACAAGCCACGCTATAACGTGGCCCTCAAGGATGACAAATCTTACCCCTACCTCAAGCTAAGCGTCCAGGAACACTATCCCCGCCTGAGCCTTGTGAGGGAGCGTCATGAGCGTAAAGCAGAATACTTTGGACCGTATCCTTCAGCCCAGGATGCCCGTCACATGATGCGAGTAGCACTACGTTATTTCCCGTTGAGAACAAGCAAAATGGAACTGGATGGAAGCAAGGTCTTTCGTCCCTGTCTCAACTTCCAACTGAAACGTTGTCTAGCTCCCTGCCGTGGAAATGTGGCTGTTGATGAGTATGGAAAATTGGTGCGCCAGGTACGACTGTTCCTGAAGGGTCGTGATCAGGAATTATTGCAGGATCTTGAACGGCGAATGCAGATTGCTTCAGAAACGCTGGAATTTGAACAAGCCGCTCAACTACGTGACCAAATTCAATCATTGCAACGCATCTTCACTCGACAGACGGTAATGTCACCAGATGGAGAGGATCGAGATGTCTTCAATCTCTACCGAGAAGCTGGAACTGCTGGTGTTCAGGTACTCTTCATTCGCAATGGACGCTTGTTAGGCTCAGACTTTTTCTTCTTTGATACGAGTGAACAAGCCTCGGATGCAAATTTACTGGGACAGGCCATCAATCGGCTCTACACCAGTGAAATGACAGGTATTCCTCGCCAGATATTGCTGCCCTTTGAGTATCCCGAAGAAGAAATATTGGGAGATGCTTTGTCTGAGCAAGCTGGTCACAGGGTGCAATTAACGGTTCCCAAGCGTGGTCATAAAAAAGAATTGGTAAGCCTGGCTTTTCAAAATGCTCGGGCGAATCTGGAGGAACAAAGAAGGCGGGTCGTTAAAGACAGTGAGATCCTCCGGCAAGTTCAGAATTTTCTTCATCTAAAAAAACTTCCAGATCGGGTGGAGTGTTTTGATATTTCACACTTCAGCGGTGAAATGACCGTTGCTTCGATGGTTTGCTGGGAAGGAAACAAGCCTGCCAAAGAGAACTACCGCAAGTACAAGCTACGGACGATTCATAGCCCGGATGATTTTGCAAGTATGGAAGAGGTGCTAACCCGTCGCTACCAGCGTGCTTTGAGTGGTCAACAACCTCTGCCCGATCTGATCATCATTGACGGTGGGAAGGGACAACTTAACACGGCTCTAGCTGTTATGGAAAAATTAGGAATCGACTGGCATCAGCAGGACATTATTGGTTTGGCAAAGGGGCGCTCAGAGCGTAGTCGTGGGGTGACTCGAGGCAATGATGAAGACTACGAATATGTTGTCAAACCCAATCAAAAGAATGAAATTCGCCTGCAGCGTCACTCTTCGGTACTCTATTTCCTGCAGAACATTCGCGATGAAGCGCACCGCTTTGCCATTGAGTTTCAACGCAAGCTCAAGCGGCAAGATAATCTAAAATCTCTGCTAGATGAAATCCCTGGAGTGGGAAATCGACGCAAGCGAGCCCTGCTCAAACACTTTGGTAGCTTGAAACGTGTGCGAGAGGCGAGTGTTGAAGAGTTGCGGCAAGTGTCCGGAATTTCTCCAGTTTTGGCTGAAGAAATTGTGGGTTTTTTCAAGGAGTGTGAGTCCTTTTTAAAGAAAAAGTACGCAGCTTCACAAAAAGAGAGTTGA
- the glgB gene encoding 1,4-alpha-glucan branching protein GlgB: MLPKQLEEHELQALLVLDYHEPRSVLGFHSEITETGVTWLIRVWEPDAVSCLLRWPEEFGLPDLKLEQEHPAGLFVGTCEGKNASVPYTLDFKYANGQEHSRLDPYYFQLSISSYDQYLFGQGKHRFLHEKLGAHVEQREGIAGVRFAVWAPNARRVSVVGDFNGWDGRRHLLHVLGSSGIWELFVPGAHSGQCYKFELLSQAHQLLLKSDPFAFATEVRPSTASRIQEFSGFTWEDEAWLEKREQTNWFSQPLNIYEVHLGSWKCIPEEENRFLNYRELAEDLIPYAKRMGYTHLELLPIAEHPFDGSWGYQVTGYFAPTSRFGHPEDLMYFVNRCHKEGLGVIIDWVPGHFPKDAHGLAQFDGTMLYEHEDPRKGEHKEWGTLIFNYGCHEVRNFLISNALFWFEKYHIDGIRVDAVASMLYLDYDRPHEEWIPNSSGGRENLEAIDFFQELHKTLFHYFPNVLSIAEESTSWNGVTRPPYHGGLGFNFKWNMGWMNDSLRYMELNPAHRPYHHHWLSFSLVYAFSENFVQAISHDEVVHGKGSLLNKMPGDEWQKRAHLRLYLCYQFGHPGKKLLFMGSEFGQWREWSEAQSLDWHLLENLVHQQLQNFSCRLNWFYREHPALYSNDRDWHGFEWIDLSDTQHSTFSFLRRSTKGIESPLIFVYNFTPVPRTYYRVGFPEVGTYRKLLDSDAPEYGGSGFNQQETITAEEALWQGQDASAHLDLPPLGCLIWQRIH; the protein is encoded by the coding sequence ATGCTACCCAAACAACTCGAGGAACATGAACTTCAGGCCCTGCTTGTGCTGGATTATCATGAACCAAGATCTGTGCTGGGGTTTCATAGTGAGATCACAGAAACAGGGGTAACTTGGCTGATCCGTGTCTGGGAGCCTGATGCTGTTTCCTGTCTACTGAGATGGCCAGAAGAATTTGGATTGCCTGATCTCAAGTTGGAGCAGGAACACCCTGCGGGCTTATTTGTAGGCACTTGTGAAGGGAAGAATGCTAGCGTCCCATATACGCTCGATTTCAAGTATGCCAATGGTCAAGAGCACAGTCGACTAGATCCTTATTATTTTCAGCTTTCAATCAGTAGTTACGATCAATATCTGTTTGGGCAGGGTAAGCATCGCTTTCTCCATGAAAAACTTGGAGCGCACGTTGAGCAACGTGAAGGGATTGCAGGGGTACGTTTTGCAGTGTGGGCACCGAACGCTAGACGAGTCAGTGTGGTTGGAGACTTCAATGGTTGGGATGGAAGAAGGCACCTGCTCCACGTGTTAGGCAGTTCTGGTATCTGGGAACTCTTTGTGCCTGGAGCTCATTCTGGGCAGTGTTACAAGTTTGAACTTCTCAGTCAGGCACATCAGTTACTGCTAAAGAGTGATCCTTTCGCCTTTGCCACTGAGGTTCGGCCATCAACCGCATCACGAATTCAAGAGTTTTCTGGATTTACTTGGGAAGATGAAGCCTGGCTCGAAAAACGTGAGCAAACAAACTGGTTCTCTCAACCTCTAAACATCTACGAAGTACACCTTGGTTCCTGGAAGTGCATACCCGAAGAGGAAAATCGGTTCCTGAACTATCGGGAATTAGCAGAAGACCTGATTCCTTACGCCAAGCGAATGGGCTATACTCACTTGGAGTTGTTGCCAATAGCAGAACACCCCTTTGATGGCTCATGGGGCTACCAGGTGACTGGATACTTTGCGCCAACATCCCGCTTTGGTCATCCAGAAGATCTGATGTATTTCGTCAATCGATGTCACAAAGAAGGATTGGGTGTGATTATCGATTGGGTGCCTGGGCATTTTCCCAAGGATGCCCATGGACTAGCCCAATTTGACGGAACAATGCTCTATGAACACGAGGATCCAAGAAAGGGAGAGCACAAGGAATGGGGCACGTTGATCTTCAACTATGGCTGTCACGAAGTACGCAATTTTCTGATCAGTAATGCCCTATTTTGGTTTGAAAAATACCATATCGACGGGATTCGTGTCGATGCTGTTGCTTCGATGCTGTATCTTGATTATGATCGACCCCATGAAGAATGGATTCCCAATTCGAGTGGAGGCCGTGAAAATTTGGAGGCTATTGATTTTTTTCAGGAGTTGCACAAAACACTCTTCCACTACTTCCCTAATGTTCTTTCCATCGCTGAAGAGTCAACCTCATGGAATGGGGTTACCCGTCCACCTTACCACGGCGGATTGGGTTTCAACTTCAAATGGAACATGGGCTGGATGAATGATTCACTTCGCTACATGGAGTTGAATCCAGCACATCGCCCGTATCATCATCACTGGCTCAGCTTTTCGCTGGTTTACGCTTTTTCCGAAAACTTTGTACAGGCGATTTCTCATGATGAAGTCGTTCATGGCAAAGGTTCATTACTGAACAAAATGCCCGGTGATGAATGGCAGAAGCGTGCTCATCTCCGCCTGTATCTCTGTTATCAGTTTGGACATCCCGGAAAAAAACTACTCTTTATGGGCAGTGAGTTCGGACAATGGAGGGAATGGTCAGAAGCACAGAGTCTGGACTGGCACCTGCTTGAAAACCTTGTTCACCAACAATTGCAGAACTTCTCTTGCAGGCTCAATTGGTTTTACAGAGAACACCCTGCACTTTACAGCAATGATCGAGATTGGCATGGTTTCGAGTGGATTGATCTTAGCGATACCCAACACAGCACATTTTCATTCTTACGGCGCAGCACAAAGGGTATTGAATCCCCGTTAATATTTGTTTACAACTTCACTCCTGTTCCTCGAACTTACTACCGGGTAGGATTTCCAGAAGTTGGAACATACCGCAAATTGCTTGATTCA
- a CDS encoding tyrosine-type recombinase/integrase, protein LSVTQKPICRWGSYQKKVWNESLKKAGIEDAVFHDMRHDFVTKAMRRGNPAYLVMKQVGHKSDAMLRRYQLIDERDLFEFRFSSESQKLSGTS, encoded by the coding sequence TTCTATCGGTCACCCAAAAACCAATTTGTCGTTGGGGATCCTACCAAAAAAAAGTCTGGAATGAGTCTCTGAAGAAGGCAGGAATTGAGGACGCTGTTTTTCATGATATGAGACATGACTTCGTCACCAAGGCGATGCGCAGGGGGAATCCAGCATATTTGGTGATGAAGCAAGTAGGACATAAGTCTGATGCGATGCTGCGAAGGTATCAACTCATTGACGAGCGTGATTTGTTCGAATTTAGGTTCTCATCAGAGTCCCAAAAACTCAGTGGAACAAGTTGA